A region of Acidobacteriota bacterium DNA encodes the following proteins:
- a CDS encoding regulatory protein RecX, translating to MSDREDAPRACLQKAVDLLARRPHFRAQLAAKLAGRGFDEEIVGAALERLQELGYLDERRTVEDFVSRRLERSAVGSRRLRADLLRRGAAADVVDAVLAEHRDSDRPDAVRQAAAAWLARGKRDPRALARFLDRQGFPGHAIFEVVRELEADLS from the coding sequence TTGAGCGACCGCGAGGACGCGCCACGCGCCTGCCTGCAGAAAGCTGTCGATCTGCTCGCCCGGCGGCCGCATTTTCGGGCTCAGCTCGCCGCCAAGCTCGCCGGCCGAGGGTTCGACGAAGAGATTGTCGGAGCTGCCCTCGAGCGTCTCCAGGAGCTCGGCTATCTCGATGAGCGGCGCACCGTCGAGGACTTCGTGAGCCGGCGCCTCGAGCGCTCGGCAGTGGGGTCGCGGCGGCTGCGGGCCGACCTCTTGCGGCGTGGCGCGGCGGCCGATGTGGTCGATGCCGTGCTGGCCGAACATCGCGACAGCGACCGCCCCGACGCGGTCCGTCAGGCGGCCGCTGCCTGGCTCGCCCGCGGCAAGCGCGATCCGCGAGCGCTGGCGCGCTTTCTCGACCGCCAGGGCTTCCCGGGCCATGCTATCTTCGAGGTCGTTCGCGAGCTCGAAGCGGACCTGTCCTGA
- the alaS gene encoding alanine--tRNA ligase — protein MKSQEIRTRFTQFFEDHGHRAEASAPLVPHGDATLLFTNAGMVPFKDFFLGAATPPSPRAVSVQKCLRVSGKHNDLENVGPSPRHHTFFEMLGNFSFGDYFKEEAIRLAWKLVTEVWELPPERLFASVFFEDDEAFDLWRKLSTLPEERIVRCGHKDNFWAMGETGPCGPCSEIFVDLEPEAPAVPFAEGDASGRYLEIWNLVFMQFDRDGEGVLHPLPKPSVDTGSGLERVASVLAGARSNYATDLFQPVLRAAATLAGTEYQEASGTSLRVIADHLRAVTFLLADGVIPSNEGRGYVLRRILRRAVRHGMRLGFEEPFLHRLVPILGEVMGPAYPELGATESASVATVQAEEEKFLGTVASGARQVQEEIEKARREGESVLAGPQVFRLYDTYGLPLEVIREIAEEERFRLDDGGFEEALEGQRAQSRQASDTGGQRLGELRRLVEGESETVFSGYRDLEVQDARVLRTVRLADDAMQRADLQAGDDGVVVVDRTPFYAESGGQVGDRGAITWDGGHGTVTDTKKDRGLFFHFVRVAAGSLAPDQSVTLTVAPQHRSPTERHHTATHLLHAALRNTLGEGVRQAGSLVAPDRLRFDFTHGSPLSEEEKDTIEAEVNDWVLRACPTQIVEDRDFDEAVGAGAMALFGEKYGERVRTVEIPGFSLELCGGCHVANTGEIGPFVLTSERGTASGVRRIEAIVGQPALDLLRRRDRQLAAAEESLGVSGERVGDEIAELKARLKEARDEASKLRLEMLSGGAGGGGAGGPEDVEGVAVLVQEVPPAPTNELRNMADTLRSKVGSGVVVLGTRGEGKVTLIVAVTEDVKERVKAGNLVRRLAPIVGGGGGGRPDFAQAGGKQPEKLEELLAAAPDAVRQELSA, from the coding sequence ATGAAGAGTCAAGAGATCCGTACCCGATTTACCCAGTTCTTCGAGGATCACGGCCACCGTGCCGAGGCCAGTGCGCCGCTGGTGCCCCATGGCGATGCCACCTTGCTGTTCACCAATGCCGGCATGGTGCCGTTCAAGGATTTCTTTCTCGGCGCCGCCACGCCGCCGTCGCCGCGCGCCGTGTCGGTGCAGAAGTGCCTGCGCGTCTCCGGCAAGCACAACGACCTCGAGAACGTCGGGCCGAGCCCGCGTCACCACACCTTCTTCGAAATGCTGGGCAACTTCTCCTTCGGGGACTACTTCAAGGAGGAGGCGATTCGCCTCGCCTGGAAGCTCGTGACCGAGGTCTGGGAGCTGCCGCCGGAGCGCCTCTTCGCCTCCGTCTTCTTCGAGGACGACGAGGCCTTCGACCTGTGGCGCAAGCTCTCGACCCTGCCCGAGGAGCGCATCGTGCGCTGTGGCCACAAGGACAACTTCTGGGCGATGGGCGAGACCGGGCCCTGTGGGCCGTGCAGCGAGATCTTCGTCGATCTCGAGCCGGAGGCACCGGCGGTGCCCTTCGCCGAGGGCGACGCCAGCGGCCGCTACCTCGAGATCTGGAATCTCGTCTTCATGCAGTTCGACCGCGATGGCGAGGGCGTGCTCCACCCGCTGCCGAAGCCGTCCGTCGACACCGGCTCGGGCCTCGAGCGGGTGGCCTCGGTGCTCGCCGGCGCGCGCTCGAACTACGCCACCGACCTGTTCCAGCCGGTGTTGCGGGCCGCTGCGACCCTCGCCGGCACCGAGTATCAGGAGGCCAGCGGGACCTCCCTGCGGGTGATCGCCGACCATCTGCGAGCGGTGACCTTCCTGCTCGCCGATGGCGTCATCCCGAGCAATGAAGGGCGCGGCTATGTGCTGCGCCGTATCCTGCGTCGGGCGGTGCGTCACGGCATGCGCCTGGGCTTCGAAGAGCCCTTTCTGCATCGCCTGGTGCCGATCCTCGGTGAGGTGATGGGACCGGCCTATCCCGAGCTCGGGGCCACCGAGTCGGCGTCCGTGGCGACCGTCCAGGCGGAGGAAGAGAAGTTCCTGGGGACGGTGGCGAGCGGCGCGCGGCAGGTCCAGGAGGAGATCGAGAAGGCTCGCCGGGAGGGCGAGTCGGTGCTCGCCGGACCGCAGGTATTCCGCCTTTACGACACCTATGGTCTGCCCCTCGAGGTGATTCGCGAGATCGCCGAGGAGGAGCGTTTCCGTCTCGACGATGGCGGCTTCGAGGAGGCCCTCGAGGGGCAGCGGGCGCAGTCGCGCCAGGCCTCCGATACGGGCGGCCAACGGCTCGGCGAGCTACGCCGCCTTGTCGAGGGTGAGAGCGAGACGGTGTTTTCCGGCTATCGCGATCTCGAAGTCCAGGACGCTCGAGTTTTGCGCACCGTCCGCTTGGCCGATGACGCGATGCAGCGCGCCGACCTGCAGGCCGGCGATGACGGCGTGGTGGTGGTGGACCGCACGCCCTTCTATGCCGAGTCCGGCGGCCAGGTGGGGGACCGCGGCGCGATCACCTGGGACGGTGGCCACGGCACGGTGACCGACACCAAGAAGGATCGCGGTCTGTTCTTCCACTTCGTGCGCGTCGCTGCCGGCTCCCTGGCGCCGGATCAGAGCGTCACCTTGACGGTGGCGCCGCAGCATCGGTCACCGACAGAGCGGCATCACACGGCGACCCACCTGCTGCACGCGGCCTTGCGCAACACCCTCGGCGAGGGGGTGCGCCAGGCCGGCTCCCTGGTGGCGCCGGATCGCCTGCGCTTCGACTTCACCCACGGCAGCCCCCTGTCCGAGGAGGAGAAGGACACCATCGAGGCCGAGGTCAACGACTGGGTGCTGCGAGCCTGCCCGACGCAGATCGTCGAGGATCGCGACTTCGACGAGGCGGTGGGGGCCGGGGCGATGGCGCTCTTCGGCGAGAAGTACGGCGAGCGCGTCCGGACCGTCGAGATTCCCGGCTTCAGCCTCGAGCTCTGCGGCGGCTGTCATGTCGCCAATACCGGCGAGATCGGGCCCTTCGTGTTGACCTCTGAGCGCGGTACCGCCTCGGGCGTGCGCCGCATCGAGGCGATCGTCGGCCAGCCGGCCTTGGACCTCTTGCGCCGGCGCGACCGGCAGCTCGCCGCCGCCGAGGAGTCCCTCGGGGTGAGCGGCGAGCGCGTCGGCGATGAGATCGCCGAGCTCAAGGCGCGCCTCAAGGAGGCCCGCGACGAAGCCTCCAAGCTGCGCCTCGAAATGCTCTCCGGCGGCGCCGGTGGTGGCGGTGCCGGTGGCCCTGAGGATGTCGAAGGCGTCGCCGTCCTGGTGCAGGAAGTGCCGCCGGCTCCGACCAACGAGCTGCGCAATATGGCCGACACCCTGCGCAGCAAGGTGGGCTCCGGGGTGGTCGTTCTGGGCACCCGCGGCGAGGGCAAGGTCACCCTCATCGTCGCCGTCACCGAGGACGTCAAGGAGCGGGTCAAGGCCGGCAACCTGGTGCGTCGCCTGGCACCGATCGTCGGTGGCGGTGGTGGCGGCCGGCCGGACTTTGCGCAAGCTGGCGGCAAGCAGCCGGAAAAGCTCGAAGAGCTGCTGGCGGCGGCTCCGGACGCGGTGCGCCAAGAGCTCAGCGCCTGA
- a CDS encoding ADOP family duplicated permease → MGRLWRFFSVARQRDRFEAEMAEEMADHLARRAADLELAGWSPARAQRQARLEFGSVEGFREACREARWLHLLDELRRNLKHGLRVLARTPVLTATVTLTLGLGIGANVSIFSLLDAALLRPLPYPESERLVLVETKVGQDGVSSSSNLSQNGRTWEALAAGVDRLDLAVFSDWSSGANVVVDGRADYLQQQRVGAGFFRVLGVDPLIGREFSRREDVPGGPRLAVLSHRLWQRLYRGRPGALGGTLQLRGEAYEIVGVMPADFRTGVDADLWTPLRPSPEGEGEGENYMILGRLRDGATLESAGDQLRAIGAPALAALRAPAGRQVWLALESLQHGVGREVAPRLMFTWLGAWLLLGVCSFNVTGLVLALAARRSREMATRSALGGGRGAIFRQMLTEGLVLCVLGGGLGVLLAALGVRWLGATLSGSMGLWQPLALDSRALALALLLTLFALLVTGLYPALAGSRHHARQDATRVAGQRNLSSRRLLVTAQLALVVALLVGAGQLLRTVLHLQGLTPGFDADGLVAATVSLQDARYGEPVAADRLLQSVATRVAADPAIEIAAAGLNLPYERPLNMSFSWPAEDERHITNLTYVTPGYFEALRVSLLAGRYLDSRDGASASPTAVVNAAFVRTYLGDREPLGARLRIAGAERRIVGVVSDTRQTPGWGEDEPLGHRAAIFVTLAQTAGPFLELVHSWFEPSWVVRPRAGAVDVEGKLRAAVTAVDPQLPLAAVRSMSAVRDQVLARQRLQASLLGSAAGGALIIAAVGLGGLIAASVAERRRELGIRLALGASPWQALGEAVLPGLRLAVQGLLWGLPLALALAYGLRALVHGVGPWDLVTYGWVAAILVAAAGLASLLPALRVLRFDPAQLLRAD, encoded by the coding sequence ATGGGGCGCTTGTGGCGGTTCTTCTCGGTGGCGCGGCAGCGCGACCGCTTCGAGGCCGAGATGGCCGAGGAGATGGCCGATCACCTGGCGCGCCGGGCTGCCGATCTCGAGCTCGCCGGGTGGTCGCCGGCGCGGGCGCAGCGGCAAGCGAGGCTGGAGTTCGGCAGTGTCGAAGGCTTCCGCGAAGCCTGCCGCGAAGCGCGCTGGCTGCACCTGCTCGATGAGCTGCGGCGCAACCTCAAGCACGGTCTCCGGGTCCTGGCCCGCACCCCGGTGCTGACCGCCACGGTCACCCTCACCCTGGGCCTCGGAATCGGTGCCAACGTCAGCATCTTCAGTCTTCTCGACGCCGCCCTGTTGCGTCCGCTGCCCTATCCGGAGTCGGAGCGCTTGGTGCTGGTCGAGACCAAAGTCGGCCAGGACGGCGTGTCGTCGTCGAGCAATCTGTCGCAGAACGGGCGAACCTGGGAGGCGCTGGCGGCGGGCGTCGACCGCCTCGACCTGGCGGTGTTCTCGGACTGGTCGTCGGGCGCCAACGTGGTGGTCGACGGGCGGGCCGACTACCTTCAGCAGCAGCGCGTCGGGGCGGGATTCTTCCGGGTTCTGGGCGTCGACCCGCTGATCGGGCGGGAGTTCAGCCGCCGCGAAGACGTGCCCGGCGGTCCTCGCCTGGCGGTTCTCAGTCACCGCCTCTGGCAGCGCCTCTACCGCGGTCGTCCCGGAGCCCTGGGGGGCACCCTGCAACTCCGCGGCGAGGCTTACGAGATCGTCGGCGTCATGCCGGCCGACTTTCGCACCGGGGTCGACGCCGACCTCTGGACGCCGCTGAGGCCTTCACCGGAGGGCGAGGGAGAGGGCGAGAACTACATGATTCTCGGTCGCCTGCGGGACGGCGCGACCCTCGAGTCCGCCGGCGATCAGCTACGGGCGATCGGTGCGCCGGCCCTGGCGGCCCTGCGAGCTCCTGCCGGGCGGCAGGTCTGGCTCGCCCTCGAGTCGCTGCAGCATGGCGTCGGGCGGGAGGTCGCGCCGCGATTGATGTTCACCTGGCTGGGAGCGTGGCTGCTGCTCGGGGTGTGCTCCTTCAACGTCACCGGGTTGGTGCTGGCGCTGGCGGCGCGCCGGTCGCGCGAGATGGCGACGCGTAGTGCTCTGGGAGGAGGCCGTGGCGCGATCTTCCGGCAGATGCTCACCGAGGGCCTGGTGCTGTGTGTCCTCGGTGGCGGTCTCGGTGTCCTCCTGGCGGCCCTCGGCGTGCGTTGGCTGGGAGCTACCCTGAGCGGATCCATGGGGTTGTGGCAGCCGTTGGCCCTCGATAGCCGGGCCCTCGCCCTGGCGCTGCTCCTGACCCTCTTCGCCCTGCTCGTGACCGGTCTCTATCCGGCGCTGGCGGGCTCTCGGCACCACGCCCGACAGGATGCGACGCGGGTTGCGGGCCAACGCAACCTGTCGTCGCGGCGGCTGCTGGTGACGGCTCAGCTGGCCCTGGTGGTGGCGCTGCTGGTCGGGGCCGGGCAACTCCTGCGGACGGTGCTCCACCTGCAGGGCCTGACGCCGGGATTCGATGCCGACGGCTTGGTGGCCGCGACCGTCTCGCTGCAGGATGCGCGCTATGGCGAGCCGGTGGCGGCGGATCGCCTGCTGCAGTCGGTGGCGACTCGCGTGGCCGCCGATCCGGCGATCGAGATCGCGGCGGCGGGCCTCAATCTGCCCTATGAACGCCCCCTGAACATGTCGTTCTCGTGGCCAGCGGAGGATGAGCGTCACATCACCAACCTGACCTACGTCACGCCGGGGTACTTCGAAGCCTTGCGAGTTTCTCTCCTCGCGGGGCGATACCTCGACTCCCGGGATGGTGCGTCGGCTTCGCCCACGGCGGTGGTCAACGCCGCCTTCGTGCGCACCTATCTCGGTGATCGCGAGCCCCTCGGAGCGAGGCTGAGGATCGCCGGCGCCGAGCGTCGGATCGTCGGCGTGGTCAGCGACACTCGGCAGACCCCGGGCTGGGGAGAGGACGAGCCGTTGGGGCACCGGGCGGCGATCTTCGTCACTTTGGCGCAGACCGCCGGACCCTTCCTCGAGCTGGTCCATAGTTGGTTCGAGCCCAGTTGGGTGGTGCGGCCGCGGGCCGGCGCCGTCGACGTCGAAGGAAAACTGCGCGCCGCCGTGACGGCGGTCGATCCGCAGCTTCCCCTGGCTGCCGTGCGCAGCATGAGCGCGGTGCGCGATCAGGTTCTGGCTCGGCAGCGCCTGCAGGCGTCCCTCCTCGGTTCCGCCGCCGGCGGGGCGTTGATCATCGCCGCCGTCGGCCTCGGTGGCCTGATCGCGGCCTCCGTCGCGGAGCGGCGGCGGGAGCTCGGCATCCGCCTCGCCCTCGGGGCTTCGCCTTGGCAGGCTCTCGGCGAGGCGGTGCTGCCGGGGCTGCGCCTGGCCGTCCAAGGACTCCTCTGGGGGCTGCCGTTGGCCCTCGCTCTCGCCTACGGCCTGCGGGCCTTGGTTCACGGAGTCGGTCCGTGGGATTTGGTCACCTATGGCTGGGTGGCGGCGATTCTGGTGGCCGCCGCCGGGCTCGCCAGCCTGCTGCCGGCGCTGCGGGTGCTGCGCTTCGATCCCGCCCAGCTCCTGCGCGCCGACTAG
- a CDS encoding Fic family protein, with amino-acid sequence MLAHVDELKRQMVYRFQPKRWFGLLRRNTFATAVRASNSIEGIVVSVDDAVAAVEGEEPIDEKSENWFAVAGYRRAMTMVLQQAGVPYFEYSVGFLNSLHFMMLDFDLVRRPGNWRTGPIFVVDGERNEIVYDAPPAESLSDLMQALIEDLQRHEDLHPVVKAAMAHLNLVMIHPYSDGNGRMGRCLQSLVLARSGVLHPAFASVEEYLGRNTRDYYRVLAEVGQGRWNPMRDTRAWIRFMLTAHYRQATTLMRRSTFYQQLFDVLDEAAERLDLPERTVQAMADAVLGAKVRNATYRKLTDVSMRAAGRDLGLLVEAGFLEPMGKKRGRYYLAAPSLFELTRAVPRPAPVDDPFESLEKGELSFES; translated from the coding sequence GTGCTGGCTCATGTCGATGAGCTGAAGCGCCAGATGGTTTATCGCTTTCAGCCCAAGCGCTGGTTTGGGTTGCTGCGACGCAATACCTTTGCCACGGCGGTCCGGGCCTCCAACAGCATCGAGGGTATTGTCGTTTCGGTAGACGATGCCGTGGCCGCCGTCGAGGGCGAAGAGCCGATCGACGAGAAGTCAGAGAACTGGTTTGCCGTCGCCGGATACCGGCGAGCCATGACGATGGTCCTACAGCAAGCCGGGGTGCCCTACTTCGAGTACTCGGTCGGCTTCCTCAACTCGTTGCACTTCATGATGCTCGATTTCGATCTGGTGAGGCGACCGGGCAATTGGAGAACCGGGCCGATTTTCGTTGTCGATGGTGAACGAAACGAGATCGTCTACGATGCGCCGCCGGCAGAGTCTCTGAGCGATTTGATGCAGGCGCTGATCGAGGATTTACAGAGGCACGAGGATCTTCATCCGGTGGTGAAGGCGGCCATGGCCCACCTCAATCTGGTCATGATTCATCCCTACTCGGATGGCAACGGCAGGATGGGACGCTGCCTTCAGAGCCTGGTTCTCGCCCGCTCCGGAGTCCTCCATCCAGCTTTTGCGAGCGTCGAAGAGTATCTCGGCCGCAATACCCGCGACTATTACCGCGTCCTGGCCGAGGTTGGCCAGGGCCGCTGGAATCCGATGCGAGACACCCGAGCTTGGATTCGCTTCATGCTGACGGCTCACTACCGTCAAGCCACGACTCTGATGAGGCGCTCGACCTTTTATCAGCAGCTCTTCGACGTGCTGGATGAGGCTGCAGAGCGACTTGATCTTCCCGAGCGAACCGTTCAGGCGATGGCCGATGCGGTTCTCGGGGCAAAGGTCAGAAACGCCACCTATCGCAAGCTGACCGATGTCTCCATGCGGGCCGCGGGGAGGGATCTCGGCCTCCTGGTCGAGGCAGGCTTCCTCGAGCCCATGGGAAAGAAGCGAGGCCGTTACTACCTGGCGGCGCCGAGCCTCTTCGAACTCACCCGAGCCGTGCCTCGTCCGGCTCCTGTCGACGACCCCTTCGAAAGCCTGGAAAAGGGAGAGCTTTCGTTCGAGTCTTGA
- a CDS encoding RsmE family RNA methyltransferase codes for MITTLVDPEELAAEEAVIEGDRYRHLFRARRLPVGAALRLTDGHGRARWGKVAAVDKTSARVALGDAAPGHEAARRVELLVSPFRRERAAWLVEKATELGVAAVRFLATERAARDLRPKDFDRLRRVAASALEQSHRSRLPEITGVHDWQELSALAAFADPKSRWLLDTTGASPPAVADAAPAVLLIGSEGGWSDAERQHLADQPWHRVCFGERVLRVETAALAGAALLLCR; via the coding sequence ATGATCACCACCCTCGTCGACCCCGAAGAGCTGGCGGCCGAGGAGGCGGTCATCGAGGGCGACCGCTACCGTCACCTGTTTCGCGCCCGCCGTCTGCCGGTGGGGGCCGCCCTGCGTCTCACCGACGGCCACGGCCGGGCCCGCTGGGGAAAGGTCGCGGCGGTCGACAAGACGAGCGCCCGCGTCGCCTTGGGCGACGCCGCTCCGGGGCACGAGGCCGCTCGCCGCGTCGAGCTGCTGGTCTCGCCCTTTCGCCGCGAGCGCGCCGCCTGGCTGGTGGAAAAGGCCACCGAGCTCGGCGTCGCGGCGGTGCGCTTCCTCGCTACCGAGCGCGCCGCCCGCGACCTGCGGCCCAAAGACTTCGATCGCCTGCGCCGCGTCGCCGCCTCGGCCCTCGAACAAAGCCATCGCTCCCGGCTCCCGGAGATCACCGGCGTCCATGACTGGCAAGAGCTCTCGGCCCTCGCGGCCTTCGCCGATCCCAAGAGTCGCTGGCTCCTCGATACCACCGGAGCCTCCCCGCCAGCGGTCGCCGATGCCGCCCCCGCCGTTCTCCTCATCGGCTCCGAAGGCGGCTGGTCCGACGCCGAGCGCCAACACCTCGCCGACCAGCCCTGGCATCGCGTCTGCTTCGGCGAAAGAGTCCTCAGAGTAGAAACCGCCGCCCTCGCCGGCGCGGCCTTACTCCTCTGCCGCTGA
- a CDS encoding type IV pilus twitching motility protein PilT: MNINDLLKMAVERKASDLHLKVGSHPVIRIDGDLHQLNEIKRLMQEDTIAMAFSIMNARQKQRFKEDLEIDIAYSVPGLGRFRCNIFQQRGTVGLVLRVIPARILGIRELMLPPVLEKICEERRGLVLCTGTTGSGKSTTLAAMIDYINASRTEHIITIEDPIEFLHRDKRSICNQREIDVDTRAFSSSLRAALRQDPDVILVGEMRDYETIETALLAAETGHLVFSTLHTLDATETINRIISVFPPHHQKQIRIQLAQVLKSVISLRLVPRADGIGRVPAAEVMIATPYIRDCVENKDKNKFIREQISLGTSQYGMQTFDQSLYQLYRNGLITLDEALRRATNPDEFRLKIQGVQFTADISREEMEESLQNQEGDLLTEESPFEIER, translated from the coding sequence ATGAATATCAATGATCTGCTGAAAATGGCGGTCGAGCGGAAGGCATCGGATCTCCACCTCAAAGTGGGGAGCCACCCGGTCATCCGGATCGACGGCGACCTCCACCAGCTCAACGAGATCAAGCGCTTGATGCAAGAGGACACCATCGCGATGGCGTTCTCGATCATGAACGCGCGCCAGAAGCAGCGCTTCAAAGAAGACCTCGAGATCGACATCGCCTACTCCGTGCCGGGTCTCGGCCGCTTCCGCTGCAACATCTTCCAGCAGCGCGGCACCGTCGGCCTGGTGCTGCGCGTCATCCCGGCGCGCATCCTGGGAATCCGCGAGCTCATGCTGCCGCCGGTGCTCGAGAAAATCTGCGAAGAGCGCCGTGGCCTGGTGCTCTGCACCGGCACCACCGGCTCCGGAAAGTCGACCACCTTGGCGGCGATGATCGACTACATCAACGCCTCCCGCACCGAGCACATCATCACCATCGAGGACCCCATCGAGTTCCTCCATCGCGACAAGCGCTCGATCTGCAACCAGCGCGAGATCGACGTCGACACGCGCGCCTTCTCGAGCTCCCTGCGCGCCGCCCTGCGTCAGGACCCGGACGTCATCCTGGTCGGTGAGATGCGTGACTACGAGACCATCGAAACCGCCCTGCTGGCGGCCGAAACCGGCCACCTGGTGTTCTCCACCCTGCACACCCTGGATGCCACCGAGACCATCAACCGCATCATCTCGGTCTTCCCGCCGCATCACCAGAAGCAGATCCGCATCCAGCTCGCCCAGGTGCTCAAGTCGGTGATCTCCCTGCGCCTGGTGCCGCGGGCCGACGGCATCGGCCGAGTGCCGGCGGCGGAGGTGATGATCGCGACGCCCTACATCCGCGACTGCGTCGAGAACAAGGACAAGAACAAGTTCATCCGTGAGCAGATCTCCCTCGGCACCAGCCAGTACGGCATGCAGACCTTCGACCAGTCCCTCTACCAGCTCTACCGCAACGGTCTGATCACCCTCGACGAGGCGCTGCGACGGGCGACCAATCCGGACGAGTTCCGGCTCAAGATCCAGGGCGTCCAGTTCACTGCCGACATCTCGCGCGAAGAGATGGAAGAGTCGCTGCAGAACCAGGAAGGGGATCTGCTCACCGAAGAGTCGCCCTTCGAAATCGAGCGTTGA
- a CDS encoding PadR family transcriptional regulator — protein MAKSNDLLQGTLDLLILKTVSLQPMHGYGILLRLEQLSGGALNVPQGSLYPALYRLVHRGWLETEMGVSENNRKAKFYSLTAAGRRQLEVEERQWMRLSQGVALVLKAAGEPA, from the coding sequence ATGGCCAAGTCCAATGATCTTCTGCAGGGTACCCTCGATCTGCTGATTCTGAAGACCGTTTCGCTGCAGCCGATGCACGGCTACGGCATTCTGCTGCGCCTGGAGCAGCTTTCCGGCGGTGCTCTCAATGTGCCGCAGGGATCCCTCTACCCGGCCCTCTATCGGCTGGTCCACCGCGGCTGGCTGGAGACCGAAATGGGGGTCAGCGAGAACAATCGCAAGGCCAAGTTCTACTCGCTGACCGCCGCCGGACGGCGCCAGCTCGAGGTCGAGGAACGCCAGTGGATGCGACTGTCGCAGGGGGTGGCGCTGGTGTTGAAGGCGGCTGGGGAGCCGGCGTGA
- a CDS encoding 50S ribosomal protein L11 methyltransferase: MSDYQQLRFQLPPALEEELVAWLWDHGTLGVQCDSVGSDLMLTAYFPRQAAPAVDAVWQARGVRLAETRAFADQDWLATYWALAVPFEVGRGFVIDPRDPAAGLDRPPATADRSSGRSLLRIPAREAFGVGSHETTRLAIALLEDAGCAGARVLDVGTGSGILAFAAERLGAAAVVAFDLDPVAMIHARHNASLNHCAPRCFAGSAAALGAATFDRLVINVLPERIDADLAGLVARCRDGAEVILSGVLTVRRDEVLARWRGLGFEPAGERTDGDWIAFRLR, from the coding sequence ATGAGCGACTACCAACAATTGCGATTTCAGCTGCCTCCGGCCCTCGAAGAGGAGCTGGTGGCCTGGCTGTGGGATCACGGCACCCTGGGAGTTCAGTGCGACTCCGTGGGCTCCGACCTGATGCTCACCGCCTACTTTCCGCGACAGGCGGCGCCGGCGGTGGATGCCGTCTGGCAAGCGCGAGGCGTCCGGCTGGCGGAGACGCGGGCCTTTGCAGACCAGGATTGGCTCGCCACCTACTGGGCTCTGGCGGTGCCCTTCGAGGTCGGTCGCGGTTTCGTGATCGATCCGCGGGATCCTGCCGCCGGTTTGGACCGTCCTCCGGCGACGGCCGATCGGTCGTCCGGGCGATCGCTCTTGCGGATCCCGGCCCGTGAGGCCTTCGGCGTCGGCAGCCACGAGACCACTCGCCTGGCCATCGCGTTGCTCGAAGACGCCGGCTGCGCAGGGGCTCGGGTCCTCGATGTCGGCACCGGCAGCGGAATCCTCGCCTTCGCCGCCGAACGCCTCGGGGCCGCTGCGGTGGTGGCTTTCGACCTCGATCCGGTAGCGATGATCCACGCTCGCCACAACGCTTCCCTCAACCATTGCGCGCCGCGCTGTTTCGCCGGCTCGGCCGCCGCTCTGGGGGCCGCGACCTTCGATCGCCTGGTGATCAACGTCCTGCCGGAACGCATCGACGCGGATCTCGCCGGACTCGTGGCTCGTTGTCGCGACGGTGCCGAGGTGATCCTCTCCGGAGTGCTCACGGTTCGTCGCGACGAAGTCTTGGCGCGCTGGCGCGGCCTCGGCTTCGAGCCCGCCGGCGAGCGCACCGACGGTGACTGGATCGCTTTCCGACTGCGATGA